A genomic stretch from Penaeus vannamei isolate JL-2024 chromosome 6, ASM4276789v1, whole genome shotgun sequence includes:
- the LOC138861999 gene encoding keratin, type II cytoskeletal I-like, whose translation MGMGMGMQVGMGMGMGMGMGMEDGMGMQVGMGIRMGMGMGMQVGMGMGMKVGMGIRMGMGMKVGMGVKLGMEVEMGMGIRMGMGMKVGMGIGMGMEVEMGLGMKV comes from the coding sequence atgggaatgggaatgggaatgcaggtcggaatgggaatgggaatgggaatgggaatgggaatggaggatGGAATGGGAATGCAGGTCGGAATGGGAAtcagaatgggaatgggaatgggaatgcaggtcggaatgggaatgggaatgaaggtgggaatgggaatcagaatgggaatgggaatgaaagTGGGAATGGGAGTGAAATTGGGAATGGAGGttgaaatgggaatgggaatcagaatgggaatgggaatgaaggTGGGAATGGGAATCGGAATGGGAATGGAGGTTGAAATGGGATTAGGAATGAAGGTGTGA